In one window of Tumebacillus algifaecis DNA:
- a CDS encoding DUF342 domain-containing protein: MENRQDETAFWLKNGKVTVEGALTAYLTLSETLLQEQNFPHLTYNGLVEFLRHNGVTFGIDMVSCQQIVMNPRGYIGFKQKVAVGKAPINGENAVIEILLEDITHVPRELEDGRVDFFDLGVVRTVHKGQILAKKKLPTEGVQGVGVNGAPIMAKPGRDYRLPHGKNTVISENGLELIADKDGHVSYTPRDVKIHVFDVFEVNSDIDFSVGNIDFLGTVRIRGNVLPGFRIVAAGDIEVAGNVESAVLEAGGDIIIRGGVQARGKGMIKAGGSVRARFMQGAIVEAGVDVIVRDSIMHCTISAGRSINMQAQKAVIVGGLVRAGEEVRTRTLGSPMATPTEVEVGVHPQLRTEMQGLHQRMKDLHQNMDKSKKALTLLDNMAGIGNQLPPDKAALRQNLSATYQHYLREEEELMYRRSEIEAILLDTKRAKVYCLDVLYGGVKLTLGTQVAYMRDTRTGPVVFGITDGELTTNVVY; the protein is encoded by the coding sequence ATGGAGAACAGACAAGATGAGACCGCCTTTTGGCTCAAAAACGGAAAAGTCACCGTCGAAGGTGCTTTGACGGCATATTTGACCCTGAGCGAGACTTTACTACAAGAACAGAATTTCCCACACTTAACGTACAATGGCTTGGTGGAGTTTTTGCGTCACAACGGAGTCACCTTTGGCATCGATATGGTTTCCTGCCAACAAATCGTCATGAATCCGCGAGGCTATATCGGCTTCAAACAGAAAGTTGCCGTCGGTAAAGCGCCGATCAACGGTGAAAATGCAGTGATCGAAATCCTGCTTGAAGATATTACGCACGTTCCGCGGGAACTGGAAGATGGACGTGTTGATTTCTTTGACCTTGGTGTCGTGCGCACGGTCCACAAAGGACAGATCTTGGCCAAAAAGAAGCTGCCGACCGAAGGTGTTCAAGGGGTTGGGGTCAATGGTGCGCCAATCATGGCCAAGCCTGGACGTGACTATCGACTTCCGCACGGGAAAAATACGGTGATCAGCGAAAACGGACTGGAATTGATTGCGGACAAGGACGGTCATGTTTCTTACACTCCGCGCGATGTGAAAATTCATGTCTTTGACGTCTTCGAAGTGAACAGCGACATCGACTTTTCGGTAGGCAATATCGACTTCCTTGGAACTGTACGCATTCGCGGCAATGTTCTGCCTGGCTTTCGAATTGTTGCGGCCGGGGATATCGAAGTGGCCGGCAACGTGGAAAGCGCAGTGCTGGAAGCGGGCGGCGATATCATCATCCGCGGTGGTGTGCAAGCGCGAGGCAAGGGCATGATCAAAGCGGGTGGCTCCGTTCGTGCACGATTTATGCAAGGCGCGATTGTCGAAGCAGGTGTCGATGTGATCGTGCGAGATTCGATCATGCACTGCACGATCTCGGCTGGGCGCAGCATTAATATGCAAGCGCAGAAAGCGGTGATTGTCGGCGGTCTGGTACGTGCCGGTGAAGAAGTGCGCACACGCACGCTCGGCTCGCCAATGGCAACGCCGACCGAAGTGGAAGTAGGCGTACATCCACAGTTGCGCACTGAGATGCAAGGGCTGCATCAGCGAATGAAAGATTTACATCAGAACATGGACAAGTCGAAGAAAGCGCTCACCTTACTCGATAACATGGCGGGAATTGGCAATCAGTTGCCACCCGATAAAGCTGCACTGCGCCAGAATCTTTCGGCGACCTATCAGCATTATTTGCGTGAAGAAGAGGAACTGATGTATCGCCGTTCGGAAATCGAAGCGATCTTGCTCGATACGAAGCGGGCAAAAGTATATTGTCTAGATGTCTTGTACGGCGGTGTGAAATTGACGCTCGGGACGCAAGTGGCGTATATGCGCGATACGCGTACAGGGCCTGTCGTTTTCGGAATCACTGACGGAGAACTGACTACAAACGTCGTATACTGA